GTGaagttcttaaatattttatcacaggTTTGTAAACCGTGCTCCCCATTCTATCTTAGTCTACCTGAAAGGTAATCTatgaaaaactataatttgtttaaaaatctatgtTTTTAGATCttaaaaagcttataaaatacGATTTACAACAAAGGAGTCAGTCAAGCAATAAGCATACCAAACATAATGGACCTGAAAGACTGCACAGTGCAAGTACATTCTCATCGAGAAGTCGCTCTAAAGCGTTTGATGGTGCTGTCTTATGTTGCAATAAAGAATGTCAAAGACCAAGAAGGCCACTTAGTGTCCGTTATGTACAATCCTCACCAAATTTAGGACACAAAGAGGAAGAAAAGCCACCCAGGAGAGCATGCTCCTGTGTAAGGGTAGAAAAGAAACTAGAAGTAAACAAAGAACCTTCAAAAACTACTGCTACCCTAAGtgataattgtatgtattttagtttattttattattgctaaATTTGTTGTAATAGAATGTGTTCACAATCAAGTTCAGAATTTACTTTCATATACACATATCACAACATTTGTGATGATAATAAAGACAAATCTtacaacttttttatatattttagtaataaaagtaCCTAAGCCACGACCGAAGAAGAAATGCGATCCCGTCAgcttatatcattattattcttCATTATGGGAGAAATACAAACCAAATGTACCAGGAGAGAATGATTGGGCCGATATAAGATGGAGAATCAGGCAAAAAATGGTGGGCGGAGATACACAATCCTCCAGCAAAGTAATcacatatttcattcatatgttatatataacattacttTAACTAAACACTTCATAATCTGAAATCTTTACATATGTAtacctaatatttaaaatgagcaTTATTATCAGTGCATATGTATCATGcacttatatatatgttaaactGATTCCCAAAACAACTGTTTTACTAAGACTTCCaaattgacattttttattactcagAAATGAACCCTAATACTTTTAGTTCTACAATTGCAATTTAACcatgatttaattttgatagtaaaatgtaatcagttataaatatgattttcttaattttttatataacatttattctcATGttgacttaaatatttttcttttcaggcAACagtgcataaaaataatggaaaggaaaataaaaatacaagctGATTTATGCAGTACTTACTGCAGGATTAGTTTATAGTGATAaagaatatgttattttaaggcCTATTGTAATGGCATATGCATATATAAGACAGGGTTTTTACAATTTAGATAAACACATAGGCAAGTgttggaattttatataatatggtcAACTAAAGTTGGCCTTGCCAACTCTTATAgatgaacaaattataatttgattctGACTGGATTACTGCAACTGTAGCTAGTTGCACATAGTAATTCcaaagtaaaatttaagtatAGAATAAACAAAGTTTGGATGTCCTTTAaggcaattatttttttttttattgttacaaagCTAGCTAATAGTAAACCAATTATCATTACATgacaattttgtaaattacacTATGTAAGTAAGTCATAAAAAGGTTATCAGATCTCCGTAATATGTtgtgtttttgattttaaacctAGAaagcttgtatttttttaatttaattattaattattttaataaataaaatccattCTGCCactaatactattatatttatttactgcttAAACCTGATCCAATTTGAATGCAGTTTGTCTACTGTCAGAATGTAGATGGTGAAGTATTCTTTCTTCAATCTTCTCTGCCGCTGCTTGTGTTAATATCAGTGTATCATGttttaacattgaatataCATTGAGGCCGTATACAGGCATTATGTTCACATTGGGCAGGGTATCTGTTGCAACTGTAATATTTCTGGGAGCGTAATCAGtactgaaattaaataaaaatggttgATAAAATTGtccaatttgtttaaaataatagtgtgATTGATTTATTGCTATTGATAGAACAAATACATTGtgaaatacaatttacttGTGAACTATATCAAATGATAAACAAACACTGTACATTGCtatgtattttaagtttaaaatattatagattagttgagtattaacattttcatattaaaagatatgtattgtacacttttattttagtttgactaaaataaaaaagaataacttACTCATCAACAATGAGTACAGAAGGACCCCAATTCCTTGATTCAATTAATTCACTAAGGAAGTTTGGTTCATCTGTTGGTAGCTCTAAATCTTTAACAACATGTAAGTCATCTTGTGCTAATTTAGCAGATAAGGTAGAGGTCAGTCCTTGTATACGGACAAAAAATGGAAGCATGAAAAAGTGAGTTTTTCCCGATCGCGGCCCGTGAACGACACCACCACCACGAAACAGTGGTGACCTGATAGACCCATGTCGAGCTCGACCTAATCCCTTCTGAGGCCACGGTTTTTTACCACCTCCTCTTACTTCGGCACGAGTTTTAGTGTGGGCCCACGATACCCatctatattttctttgcCATATTACATTGCGGTGAATTATATCGATTCGCGGTGTTGCTGCATATACCATTGGATGCAGTTCAAACAGTCCCAGTTTCTTTTCTTCTACAGAATCTAAATTTTCAATCCATACTTCTCGCGGCTTGGTATACTGAGGAGGATATTtccattctttctttataatacttaaagaATTCGAATTTGTGGCTGATGTCGCAAAATAACTCGATCCAATTTGTGATGGCAAAGTTATGTGAATTCTTTTAAGAGCGTTGATAAGTAAGGATGTCATTGTTtgacattcataaaataaaggcTGAATTGAAAAagatttgtttcatttaatattatctgccactattttataaaatcatagttttaacgaaacaattatttcttgAGAATCCCTAACCTAAAAATCAGTGTTACCAACTCTCAGAAATAATTACCCCTAACTCTAAGTCAAAACCCTTAACCCCCTAAAACTGcgtcaattatttgaaaatccccctaaaaaataatattcaatcaaaataatataataggtgATATTCTTTTACCTTTTaccttttaatttcatttacccACAGAGTAGGTAAATATTGCAGAGtaggataatataattacactaGATGTCACCCAGTCCTAAGGCATTCGCTaggtgaaaaaataaatttaattgattattgcaTTGGATAGTTCTATGATattcagaatattatatattcagaaaaaCCCTAAAAATACTCCTAAACATATAAACCCCCTTAAATTTACTACTTTACCCCCTAAATTTGGGGGGAAAACCCCTAAGTTGGGAACactgctaaaaatatatttttttaacctgTAAAACAACTAAAGAGCAAAGActtcaagaatcaaaagtcAACATCATAGACCGTAGACAATATATACACACCAtcgttataaattgtatttaaccTAAATTTGTATGCAATTAATGCGAGCTTatcaagaaatattttaaaggctaatttaaatattatattgctgCTACTGTTAttgataaatacttttaagaaACTTGTAGATGAGCCTTAAATGCATTTGATGCATTTACGTCAATATACAAGTGTCAAATTCCATGTCATCAGCTGTTCTAGTCCAAAACTAAAATGACGGGTTaggttcatttaaaaataaatagttcctAGATCTAAATTGTATCATGAAATGGAAAAAAGTTACTATCTTAaagtgaagaaaaatattttaaatgtagtaTGCACTGTcacgaaaatataatatttagtactCTAGCTTAAACTTCGGTTGGTTTTTTACAATGTCTTAGATTAATTTAGGCTTTAGTACGTTTTAAGTAGGTCAACTTTGTGTCAATCAAAACATTTCACTGCAGTGAACTATATAGGTGTTGCTCATTATTGTGTAACAAGTTTAATAGgtattcaaaaaattattataaatatttttttttgctttacaCATAtcgaatttgaatttggagCAATGTCCACTTTTTTATTCggatttattttacaagtaccttatcacaattaaatttggatagctacaacaaattttgtatacaaaaacactttttcaTATGTTAGGCATATTTGcacttaacaaaaatatagcaGTCTAAAACAGCagttttaattatcaatagGTACAAGCAAgtgataatattaacaaagttGCACGAATGTGATGTTTAGAAATTTGGTAGTGATCGTGGGTTGTgtgagatattaaaattaatccaaaattgatttaataatttaattttttcatatttatacaagaatctttattctttaattttgcattaaaaattatgtttagatgtatgaataagaattaaaaaaataataatgatatgatGAAGAATAGAGGAATATTGGCAGAAGATGAACAAACAAAAGCTTCCTGAGAACAGAGAGcttataattacatatgacagattaaaaattatacagatataaattaaagatcgaattaatcaaatatcaaatttacaGTTCCTTTGaagaattgttaaaattttacaaatcaaaaattattttgttttcttttattttacttttttataattattacgaaATAAAGACCAATGGCACATTACATATGGTTTTTTCTGACccaaatctataaatatgttcctattttttcttttcatgtGCTTTAATTTAGTCAATTAGACCCCATGCAGACTACATACATATTGAAtactaacaaataatttttcttttgtttacaGACTCCAAAAGTAAGCACTTAGTGGGAACATAGACACAGATAGAAAAAGATTCAAGAATACTTGTCCAATTgcataaataactattaattatataaaataagtctGAACAGCACAAATATAAGAACATATCAAGGAAAgatacaaataagaaataaaattcaagaaataataagatttaaaatacattatggcATCCAAAggtaagttaaaaattaaataatacatgtgataataatgagtaaattaaatatgattttccACTCTTCAATCCAAAgaaacctttttttaatatttttactttgtcTTGTACTACTAACAAGTCTCTACCTAACAACTTATCTACTTACTACATACTGTTTAgatgaattttatacataagaaGTAGTATAAGTAATGTAGTAAGCTACATCTATTACTTTAACCACTTGGCTTGGTATTTTAAACCAACTTCAAAACTACAAATAGGCACTTGAgagagtaaaaaataaattaatacaattattataagtgCTACCTGCTCACCTATTGGAAGGTAGGTttcacccgcggcttcgcacgcattaaaTTCAGAGTAAAACACCTTTCCccccttttttattatgttattatacacaaacCTTActcttgaattactctatcaataaaaaaaccttcaaaatctgttacgtaattttaaagatctaagcataaaGACACACAGACTGCACATAATATCAGACGTGCAAAAACGCTTTGCTCTTTTAAGTCTTTATTGAAAGATCATTACCTGTCCATGCAGTAGCAGTGACATTGTATAAgccatttgtaatttttgtatatattgttatgtgtagtatagtttatgtattttattgtatgagtatatatttttatatagtatttgtgtaaaacatgtgtattttttttttctatattctgatctgttttttagttttttgcaCTAACCCTAAAACCTCTTgcatttcctttcctaccaggttgcctggcagagattgctgtctagcaataaggccgccttttgtacaaaatatcattgtgccatattatattttgtataaacttttctttctgttttgtacaataaagtattataaataaataaataaataaataaataatagacaaaTAGCTCAATAAAACCGGGATGTGAGTCAAAATTAACTCCTAagactgtttttattttagatttttttaatgaactaCAAATTTATCCAGTCATAACGACACTTATAAAGTGATGCTGCTGTCGTACGCATTATCAGTTTTATCTCTCATAAAAAATCTGATAAATGGTCTTGCAACTGATGATAAAAGAGGCATGTAAAATAGCTCAAGATCATTGAGTcgtgtattaaataaaccatTCATTTCCCACCCCACGCTGCTAGCCCTTTTTCCTATTCTCCGGAGCATAGGCTCTTACTGCGTGTCTTTTTCACGCAAACTAATGAAGAAATTGACTTCTCAAATACGCTGTAATTAGTGTTTGCGATTCTctgttttatgaattttataaacgatGTCTCGGCATATTGTTTGTGTCTGTCTATTATGTCATTCATACTGGAAAAAAACAAGTTCTGTCGTAGTGGTTAattgaagtcccgtgtccccttgtAGGGTACAAGGACAAGGACTCGACAGATGCATTTAAATGCAATGAGTTAAAACACATGGAAAGGACTGGATGGAAAGCGTTCTCTTTAGTTAGGACTACATAGTTGGAACTATGTTTCTGTTACAGCCAGTTGTACctaaattgaatataagttGAAACTATGTCACAACGCGTTTTTTGTAAGGAAATGAAATTCTCCTATGGGGTTGGGCAGCAGATATAGAAacgatatttgttttacaaaatagAGTTAAATGTTCAATGTATAATTTCAATGCTAGAGCCTCACATTAATACCGACTTACGGTATCCGTTTCAAGGTACATATacgcttttataatacaatctaTAAACagtattatgacgattcaaaagcgcttctaaACGAAGTCTTGTTGAATTTCTACTTCTAGAAGTTCcaggtatattaatttatttacgtttcaTTAATGAAATAGCCTAGATGGAGCATTGATTAATTCCAAGAAATAGCGACAAGGGAACTGAACCTATCAAATTCGAGGACGCACGAAACGATCCAACAATGTatattcaaacatattttataattcccATTTCACCAGTGACAATGGTGTATTAGGAATGGTTATAACAATAGTTTATTTTCGGTGAACTAATGTTAAATTCTGATAAAAACTGTATCAGATATTTaacaacattacaaacataacatCTCATTGTAATCATGCTATTTGCATATCGCTTTATACGCGTGCCACAGATTACTAAACAACGTAGCTTATGCGTGTAGCAGGCAGTCTTCCACGGCACTCGCGCGCCGATAACCGTTTAAACCTATTTTGTTACAGCTAAGAAAATGTCCGTCGACTATAGTAGCAATCCGGCCGTAGCGAATTTCGTGGAATATTTGAGGATACCCAGTGTACAGccgaatattaattatggtAAGTTAAACTAGAAATCAACTTTAAACATGGATATTTTTATGGATATAttgatttagttattttagGTACATACTacttttggatttttttttataactagctgctcACCTATATCGATTTGCCAGCTACTGCTTCGGtggctattaaaaaaaaacaatattgtacTTACCTTTCTGGGTCCAATCTAGTTTATACCAAAATCAGTCAAAATTAGTGTTTTAGACATGCGCAAAGTAAGAATATACTAATGGTAACCCCTGTTTTTTTGAAGTGTATTTAAAGcaaacgttttaattatttatactttttctttaattgtaaaatgtactttaagtagatacatatatttagtAGATACATACaactattacattatttaaccaTCAATATCCTCTAATGAACAGAATACTAATttgattcataaaaaataatcttctgTAGTTTTTCGTTTTTCTACCATTTCTTTTTAAGCAGATTAACTACACCTTTAGTACCTACTTAAATATACTCAGTAAAGAAAAGATAACCATGATAAATAAACGTTAAGATTGACGTCtgatattttatctaaaataatacaaataacatgtatttatattaatattagggctgggccgcgcggtttcacctgcggaAGAATCGGTGGAGAAAGCTACTATTTCGATAGTTTATGTGTAATTCTGGTACTGTATAAGCTACATCACTGCCAAGCAGCATCGAAATCTGTTGTGCGTTTTTGCGTGATTGCGTAACAATCATTTTATATccatacatacttacaaattttctaCCTATTTAAGGAAACTAATGTACATCATAAagcaatattcattttattatgttcaaaCTGTTTATCAACGTAGTTTGTACCTATACCTGAAAAACatgattttatctttaattataattactttcgTGTTATAATAGTAAAACAGGACGATCCTACTTAATAATAGGTAAAATTATCTTTTGCGTAttaatcttttgttttaacattaaattaaaataaataactaccgCGAACCCATTGTGTTCTGTCGGCCATTttgaattagaaatttaacacattttatagtcgatgttttattaatattgccattttatttcatacccATATATTGATGgagttgttaaaaatatttaatcggACATTTTTTGCCGGCTGCCATCTCTGGTTGATTTTCATCTAACTTAGCAAAGAACCAACACAAAGAAACtggattttaaatgaaaaaaaaactgcatcgaaatcggtccattttttttaaccgtTCTTCATTTTCATAATGGTACAGACCGCcactatttacaaatatcaaaaattaaaagagcGATAAAGAACGATATATTGAATTTGTCATACTCGAAAACGAACGGGATGCATGCATATGTACCTTCGACACTGATTTTAACCAGCAATGGTATTAGGTATAGGCTGAGATCtaactgaaccaattttatttagatcaactttatttttcaataatgacAGATAATGTGTATGGAACACCGAAGTGGTCCAAACTAAATAAAAGCCGATGCGTGTGGGGTTTAGTTAGATGGATTATTACAACGTACTTATTACTGCGAAATATTTGCCTTACCCGTGTCACTTACAATACGCCAACCCACAAGTTGTAGGACgacatttgcaaatgtttttCGATACATGTACATACTATATTCATACATTGCAAGGATGTTTACACACATGACACAAGTGAGTGACCCGGGTTAGATGCGGTGTCTATTAGGTTATGACGTCGCTACGTCCCATCAACTGTCTTCACAACATATTATAGCTTATATATAGGGTTATAGAAGGATGCAATAATAGTTCACGCTGCAGATTGACATCGCATCCtcaatcattttaaattggatGATGTGGCCGTAAATCAAGACCTTTGTACAAATTATTGGACCCTAGAACTCTGAGCTATAACTCGACGGTGTAAAAGGAATAcccttttatttaaaaaaatgttaatatctCTTCTCACTCTCTCTTTCTCTCTTTTTGtacgtaaaaatttaaagcaaaatGAAAATTGTCAATTCAGCTAAACCTGTTTATAGTCTTTCTCTACTTAAGGTTGAGAGGTTTTCTTTAAGTAGACTTTTCTTTACAGATGACTGTGTAAATTTCCTTCAGAAACAAGCGAGAAGCTTGGATTTAGAGTTTAATGTGTACAAAGTAGTACCTAAGAAGCCCATCGTAGTGTTAACATGGGTGGGACAAAGTCCTTCTCTTCAATCGGTCCTTCTCAATTCTCATATGGATGTAGTACCTGTATTTGAGGTAAGTTTTAACATTAGATGTACACTTCTACTActaatttcaatgtttattcaGGTTGAGGTATGTTATGTGTgttaatccaccacgctggccaagttcgaattggcagatgtcacgtgACCcgaaacttttaattcttagaCACGCTGGTTTCGTCTCGATGTTTTCCGTTACCGTTTCATGCAGTGTTGATGTGGATAATGcgaagataaattgaaaagtcaatttatttcctgcacgctcgcctcgTCTCGACCGCCCGAGTTTTGGTTTAAAATCCCGAGTTGCCTATCACCTGAGCCACCattgctttaaatattattagtaaggATAATTTTTCAGGATAGTTGGACATTCCCACCATTCAGTGGTCATATTGACAAGGATGGTAAGATATACGGGCGCGGGTCGCAAGACATGAAGTGTGTCGGCATTCAGTACATCGAGGCGATCAGGAAATTGAAAAAGGCTGGAATCACGTTGAAGAGAACTCTACATCTGTCATTCGTTCCTGGTACGTAAGTTTTCAGTGGGCAAGAGTATgtgatattaaaactattagtATATTCGTAGAGTAGGATCCGGAGACAGTTTTTTTGGTCGAATAGTTCATTCAATGATTTTGACTGTTGGAATTCATCATATATAGAACAGATTATCTGTCAGCTTCTAAATTCATTTGTGTATCAAATATCGACTTTGGAAAAACCGCAATATTCTGACTAGGTCAAATTCAAGGCGTCTTTACAGCCAACTATAATGTAACATAAAAGCGAGGCGCTTAATTGTGTTAGAATTTAATGACTTattccttttaaaaatatgttaacgtagattaaaattattaaagaaaatttaggtaaatcaaaaattacatgaacatagaaccttttttttttattcgcttaaaaattaaatattccgaTATCAGAAAGATGTTCCAGTGACATCGGATAACTATAAAAAGTGGACGTATACTTATTATCTTACGTATTATCTTTCCACGGCTTCGGCTGTGTAGTCGAAAGAATTTCCCATcgcaatatgtaatataatgttataattgtaaacaGATGAAGAGATTGGTGGTGTAGATGGAATGAAGAAGTTTGTCCATACACCTGAATTCAAAGCATTGAACATTGCATTCGCCTTAGACGAGGGCATGGCAAGTCCCActgaagaatttattatattctatggTGAAAGGAGCATATGGCgttagtatattatacatttttttttattaataaaaatcaaactgAAGTCCCTTGTACCAAGTAAGTATGAATGCTTATACTGTATATCTTTTGTAtccaaattgtaaaaattagctccaatatatgaaattcaaaCCTCTTCTGAGACAGATTCTATCATAGGGCTCAACCCTTTTCTAATGTTTGTAATTTCCTTCATTAATAGCTAAAAACTTTAAACAGAAATTCACGTGCATTGTACGGGGCAACCTGGCCATGGCTCTCTTTTATTCCCAAATACGGCTGGTGAAAAGGTAATATATGTGCATTTATACAAAGCTTTACAAAActataaatcaaaatcaataatactGCATGATGAACAAAAGAagtaaatattcaatgtaaatcattgatattaataaataactatcgATACGGTTTATGCTTCATGTTCCTATATCGAAATATATAGGGTGTGATGGCGTAGATCAGAAAGAAAATCTCATGACATGACAGCTACTATAAGAGTCTATGTCTATGCCAAGTGATACTTTATGGGAtagactataaaaaaaatactgcatGTGCTTGTATTTGTTGTACAAAACATGGAAAAGTGGATACATATAGCATTGAATTTTTCAACATAACTACCGGAAAACTAAATCTTTTTTCGTGTACTTTTAGTTGgattaggtatatttattttgaacataTTATTTCGACCGTATTACGCGGAGCAATACTTTGCTGTGTGACGAGTTTGGAACGGTTGCTATGGCAACGCTGCGGTCAaaatcaaatgttattttccAGTAAAGttagcaaaaaaattaaaagtcacTGCTCAGAAGACCACATAGATGTTTATCATtcaatctacactaatattataaagaggaaaactttgtttgtttggttgtaatgaataggctcaaaaactactggaccgattttaaaaattctttcaccattcgaaagctacgttatccacgagtaacatagactatatatgtaccacgggtgaagccggggcgaacagctagtataaaataaatagctgaACATTATGCGATAATGTGAACTGATTTGGCTTGCTCCCACTACTGttggaataaaaaaaggatataattgtttttaatgttgttacAACATTACGCACATTGCACATCAGCTATGAGTATTGGTGTATGTAGGTATGCATCAGGCCAATTTTCATTGCAcatttataagtacatatcATATCCAcggctatttatttataataatgatgtatATATAAGTGAGTTGCGTCATCGCATTCTtgcaaaagaaaaatgtttaattttatccgTTCTCACTTTTGTCTTTTACAAATGCATAGTAAATGATTGATGAACGTTaacttatttactattaatccTTTCTGATATTCATTTCCAGCTGaggtacattataaataagttcatGACGTTGCGTGATGAACAGAAGAGCATTTTGGACAATAACCCCCAACTGACCATCGGTGATGTGACCACTATCAATTTGACACAAGTGCATGTAAGTAACAGCCTATTTTAGATACAACAcaaaatcctacttatataataaatgctaaagtttgtgaggatggatgtatgtgtatgtgcgtgtttgttactctttcacgcaaagactacttaaccgatttcaatgaaatctggtacgtagatagctggacagctagaataacacataggaaacgttttattccgatattcctacgggatccaaacttacgcgggtgaaatcgcggggcgcagctagtaattaaatacttttcaatcaaaacaaaaggaggttatcaattcgactgtattttttgtgtttgttacttgatAACTTTTACTGGGCCCTTTTTTCGTTgaatatttcgtattttacgaccatatattattattgtctcTGTTTATACAGGGTGGTGTCCAATCAAATGTGATTCCGGAGAAACTAACGGTTGTGTTTGATTGTCGTTTGGCCGTTACCGTCGACCACGAAGAATTTGAGAATAAAGTACGTTAATCGCGCTTACTAAAAGAAAACTAACCTCcctatatttacaattattgttcTCATAATACTCCTTTATTCTTAAATCTCATCTTCAATAAATTTGTGGCAAATAGGATACGACATCGATctttataaaagcaaattcTATATGCATTCAAATTTGCG
Above is a genomic segment from Zerene cesonia ecotype Mississippi chromosome 19, Zerene_cesonia_1.1, whole genome shotgun sequence containing:
- the LOC119834500 gene encoding uncharacterized protein LOC119834500 codes for the protein MDDKDYVDLTSQLDAREILRYLNYLGIHNISGEVLKYFITDLKKLIKYDLQQRSQSSNKHTKHNGPERLHSASTFSSRSRSKAFDGAVLCCNKECQRPRRPLSVRYVQSSPNLGHKEEEKPPRRACSCVRVEKKLEVNKEPSKTTATLSDNLIKVPKPRPKKKCDPVSLYHYYSSLWEKYKPNVPGENDWADIRWRIRQKMVGGDTQSSSKATVHKNNGKENKNTS
- the LOC119834499 gene encoding 39S ribosomal protein L4, mitochondrial, producing the protein MTSLLINALKRIHITLPSQIGSSYFATSATNSNSLSIIKKEWKYPPQYTKPREVWIENLDSVEEKKLGLFELHPMVYAATPRIDIIHRNVIWQRKYRWVSWAHTKTRAEVRGGGKKPWPQKGLGRARHGSIRSPLFRGGGVVHGPRSGKTHFFMLPFFVRIQGLTSTLSAKLAQDDLHVVKDLELPTDEPNFLSELIESRNWGPSVLIVDDTDYAPRNITVATDTLPNVNIMPVYGLNVYSMLKHDTLILTQAAAEKIEERILHHLHSDSRQTAFKLDQV
- the LOC119834473 gene encoding aminoacylase-1-like; the encoded protein is MASKAKKMSVDYSSNPAVANFVEYLRIPSVQPNINYDDCVNFLQKQARSLDLEFNVYKVVPKKPIVVLTWVGQSPSLQSVLLNSHMDVVPVFEDSWTFPPFSGHIDKDGKIYGRGSQDMKCVGIQYIEAIRKLKKAGITLKRTLHLSFVPDEEIGGVDGMKKFVHTPEFKALNIAFALDEGMASPTEEFIIFYGERSIWQIHVHCTGQPGHGSLLFPNTAGEKLRYIINKFMTLRDEQKSILDNNPQLTIGDVTTINLTQVHGGVQSNVIPEKLTVVFDCRLAVTVDHEEFENKIKEWCKEAGEGVTYEFEQKNDKIECTKIDETNPFWVAFKSTADKLNLKLECRIFPGGTDSRYVREVGIPAIGFSPMNHTPVLLHDHDEYLSADIFLKGIDIYVKILTAVANA